A single region of the Glycine max cultivar Williams 82 chromosome 20, Glycine_max_v4.0, whole genome shotgun sequence genome encodes:
- the LOC100800628 gene encoding protein NRT1/ PTR FAMILY 5.2, with protein MTMEEGRVENEDYTQDGTVNIKGKPILRSKSGGWKACSFVVVYEVFERMAYYGISSNLILYLTTKLHQGTVSSANNVTNWVGTIWMTPILGAYVADAFLGRYWTFVIASTIYLSGMSLLTLAVSLPSLKPPQCFVKDVTKCAKASTLQLAVFYGALYTLAVGTGGTKPNISTIGADQFDDFHPKEKLHKLSFFNWWMFSIFFGTLFANSVLVYIQDNVGWTLGYALPTLGLLVSIMIFVAGTPFYRHKVPAGSTFTRMARVVVAALRKSKVPVPSDSKELYELDKEEYAKKGSYRIDHTPTLKFLDKACVKTDSNTSAWTLCTVTQVEETKQMIRMIPILVATFVPSTMMAQINTLFVKQGTTLDRHLGSFKIPPASLAAFVTVSLLVCIVLYDRFFVKIMQRFTKNPRGITLLQRMGIGLVIHTLIMIIASGTESYRLKVAREHGVVESGGQVPLSIFILLPQFILMGTADAFLEVAKIEFFYDQSPEHMKSIGTSYSTTTLGLGNFISSFLLSTVSNVTKKNGHKGWILNNLNESHLDYYYAFFAILNFLNLIFFAYVTRFYVYRVEVSDSIDKLAKELKEKTVSNVVNPKD; from the exons atgactATGGAAGAGGGCAGGGTCGAGAACGAGGACTACACACAAGATGGAACTGTCAACATTAAAGGGAAACCTATTCTTAGATCCAAAAGTGGTGGTTGGAAAGCTTGCTCCTTTGTTGTTG TATATGAGGTATTCGAAAGAATGGCTTATTATGGGATATCATCAAATTTGATCCTTTATCTTACAACAAAGCTTCACCAAGGCACAGTATCCTCTGCAAACAATGTCACCAATTGGGTTGGCACCATTTGGATGACACCCATATTAGGCGCCTACGTTGCTGACGCTTTCCTTGGCCGCTATTGGACTTTTGTCATAGCCTCCACCATTTATCTCTCG GGTATGTCTCTGCTTACACTGGCAGTGTCCCTTCCTAGCCTGAAGCCACCTCAATGCTTTGTAAAGGATGTGACAAAATGTGCCAAAGCCTCCACACTACAGCTAGCTGTGTTCTATGGTGCACTTTACACTCTAGCAGTGGGAACTGGAGGAACCAAGCCCAACATCTCCACCATAGGAGCTGATCAATTTGATGATTTTCACCCTAAAGAGAAGTTACACAAGCTATCCTTCTTCAATTGGTGGATGTTCAGCATCTTCTTTGGGACACTCTTTGCAAACAGTGTTCTAGTTTATATCCAAGATAATGTGGGGTGGACTCTTGGCTATGCTCTTCCAACTCTTGGCCTTTTAGTATCAATCATGATATTCGTGGCAGGGACACCCTTCTATAGGCACAAAGTGCCTGCAGGGAGTACCTTCACTAGAATGGCTAGGGTCGTTGTGGCTGCTTTGAGGAAATCAAAAGTTCCTGTTCCTAGTGACTCTAAAGAACTATATGAGCTTGACAAGGAAGAGTATGCAAAGAAAGGGAGCTACAGAATTGACCACACTCCAACATTAAA GTTTCTTGACAAGGCATGTGTGAAAACAGATTCGAACACTAGTGCATGGACGCTATGCACTGTTACTCAAGTAGAGGAGACCAAACAAATGATAAGAATGATTCCGATCTTGGTTGCTACATTTGTGCCTAGTACAATGATGGCTCAGATAAATACCCTTTTTGTGAAGCAAGGTACTACTCTTGACAGACACCTCGGAAGCTTCAAAATTCCCCCAGCAAGTTTGGCTGCATTTGTTACTGTGTCCTTGCTTGTTTGCATTGTGCTCTATGACCGTTTCTTTGTGAAGATCATGCAAAGGTTTACCAAGAACCCCAGAGGCATTACCCTTCTTCAGAGGATGGGAATTGGCCTTGTAATCCACACACTGATCATGATCATTGCATCTGGGACTGAAAGCTATAGACTCAAGGTTGCAAGAGAACATGGGGTAGTTGAAAGTGGAGGGCAAGTCCCTTTGAGCATATTCATTTTGCTTCCTCAGTTTATACTCATGGGAACTGCTGATGCATTCTTAGAGGTTGCAAAAATTGAGTTTTTCTATGATCAATCCCCGGAACACATGAAGAGCATTGGAACTTCATATTCCACAACTACCTTAGGCCTTGGTAACTTCATCAGTTCCTTTCTTCTCTCAACAGTGTCAAATGTCACCAAGAAAAATGGTCACAAGGGGTGGATTTTGAACAACCTCAATGAGTCTCATCTTGACTACTACTATGCATTTTTCGCAATACTAAACTTCCTCAACCTCATCTTCTTCGCGTATGTTACTAGGTTCTATGTATATAGAGTTGAAGTTTCAGATTCCATAGACAAGCTTGCAAAAGAACTGAAGGAAAAGACTGTGTCCAACGTTGTGAATCCCAAAGACTAG